In one window of Azoarcus olearius DNA:
- a CDS encoding queuosine precursor transporter: MNPTPAAPRQYRYYEFVMAAFVAVYLCSNLIGPAKAAQIELPLIGAVTFGAGVLFFPISYIFGDVLTEVYGYARARRVIWAGFGAMIFASLMAWVVVKLPPAPGWQNQAAYEIAYGSTWRIVAASLTAFFCGEFVNSFVLAKMKVWTEGRHLWARTIGSTVVGEGVDSLLFYPLAFWNSGLIPNELLPAVMVGQFVSKVMVEVVFTPLTYRIVAFLKRAEREDYYDRDTDFTPFSIRA; this comes from the coding sequence ATGAACCCCACGCCCGCCGCGCCGCGGCAGTACCGCTACTACGAGTTCGTGATGGCGGCCTTCGTTGCCGTCTATCTGTGCTCCAACCTCATCGGCCCGGCCAAGGCGGCGCAGATCGAACTGCCGCTGATCGGCGCGGTGACCTTCGGCGCCGGCGTGCTGTTCTTCCCGATCTCCTACATCTTTGGCGACGTGCTGACCGAGGTCTATGGCTACGCCCGCGCGCGGCGGGTGATCTGGGCCGGTTTCGGCGCGATGATCTTCGCCTCGCTGATGGCCTGGGTGGTGGTGAAACTGCCGCCGGCCCCGGGCTGGCAGAACCAGGCGGCCTACGAGATCGCCTACGGCTCCACCTGGCGCATCGTCGCGGCGTCGCTCACGGCCTTCTTCTGCGGCGAGTTCGTCAATTCCTTCGTGCTGGCGAAGATGAAGGTCTGGACCGAGGGCCGCCATCTGTGGGCGCGCACGATCGGCTCCACGGTGGTGGGCGAAGGCGTCGATTCGCTGCTGTTCTACCCGCTCGCGTTCTGGAACTCCGGGCTGATCCCCAACGAGTTGCTGCCCGCCGTCATGGTCGGCCAGTTTGTCTCCAAGGTGATGGTCGAAGTGGTGTTCACGCCGCTCACCTACCGCATCGTGGCCTTCCTGAAGCGCGCCGAGCGCGAGGACTACTACGACCGCGACACCGACTTCACGCCGTTCTCGATCCGCGCCTGA
- a CDS encoding transglutaminase-like domain-containing protein translates to MKRRDFLKTSALAAGLALPAWARAADTAAPLFAPSPAAGWREFEVVTRIEPVQAAGVVRAWLPLPYTEETDWFRPLGNAWQGNAGLARVVRDPRYGAAMLYAEWAADAGVPELEITSRFATRDRAVDFSRPAARPLALSAAEHALYTGATELLPTDGIVRDTALQITAGAKTDEDKARAIYEWVVDNTFRNPKTRGCGIGDIKAMLETGNLSGKCADLNALYVGLARAAGIPARDVYGVRVADSRFGYKSLGKSGNISKAQHCRAEVFLARFGWVPVDPADVRKVVLEEPPGNLALDDAKVRAARKQLFGAWEMNWLAYNVAHDLELPGSGGAPVPFLMYPQGESAQGRFDSLDPDSFRYTLTAREVVRA, encoded by the coding sequence GTGAAACGCCGCGACTTCCTCAAGACCTCCGCGCTCGCCGCCGGCCTGGCACTGCCGGCCTGGGCGCGCGCTGCCGATACTGCCGCGCCGCTGTTCGCGCCCTCGCCGGCGGCAGGCTGGCGTGAATTCGAAGTCGTCACCCGCATCGAGCCGGTGCAGGCCGCAGGTGTGGTGCGCGCCTGGCTGCCGCTGCCTTACACCGAGGAAACCGACTGGTTCCGCCCGCTCGGCAACGCCTGGCAGGGCAATGCCGGTCTCGCCCGCGTGGTGCGCGATCCGCGCTACGGCGCGGCGATGCTGTACGCGGAATGGGCGGCCGATGCCGGCGTGCCCGAGCTGGAGATCACCAGCCGCTTCGCCACCCGCGACCGCGCGGTGGACTTCAGCCGCCCGGCGGCCCGTCCGCTGGCGTTGAGCGCCGCCGAGCACGCCCTCTACACCGGCGCCACCGAATTGCTGCCCACCGACGGCATCGTGCGCGACACCGCGCTGCAGATCACTGCCGGCGCGAAGACCGACGAGGACAAGGCGCGCGCGATCTACGAATGGGTGGTGGACAACACCTTCCGCAATCCCAAGACGCGCGGCTGCGGCATCGGCGACATCAAGGCGATGCTGGAAACCGGCAACCTGTCGGGCAAGTGTGCCGACCTCAACGCGCTCTACGTCGGCCTGGCGAGAGCCGCCGGCATTCCTGCGCGCGACGTCTACGGCGTGCGCGTGGCCGACTCGCGCTTCGGCTACAAGAGCCTGGGCAAGAGCGGCAACATCTCCAAGGCCCAGCATTGCCGCGCCGAAGTGTTCCTCGCCCGCTTCGGCTGGGTGCCGGTCGATCCCGCCGACGTGCGCAAGGTGGTGCTGGAGGAGCCGCCGGGCAACCTTGCGCTGGACGACGCCAAGGTGCGCGCGGCGCGCAAGCAGTTGTTCGGCGCATGGGAGATGAACTGGCTGGCCTACAACGTCGCCCACGACCTGGAACTGCCCGGCAGCGGCGGCGCGCCGGTGCCCTTCCTGATGTACCCGCAGGGTGAAAGCGCGCAGGGCCGCTTCGACAGCCTGGATCCGGACAGTTTCCGCTACACGCTGACGGCGCGCGAAGTCGTGCGCGCCTGA
- a CDS encoding LysM peptidoglycan-binding domain-containing protein produces the protein MIRIIFPLLVSIATLFAGAAAAQGVQLADDAPDSYTVVKGDTLWGISGRFLKQPWRWPEVWRFNRDQIRNPHLIYPGQVILLDRSGPWLTVGRRVGSRDEKLFPQVYSESGTQPVPSIPLHVIDPFLTRPLIVDGARIANSATIVATETSRVYTGTGDTVFAKNVREGVDSWQIYRPARALHDPVTQELLGYEAEYLGSARVTERGNPTTLEILNANEEIGVGDLMVPSEPPSVFSYAPHAPEQAVEGRVVSIYRGVTETGRLHVVALGAGAQQGVERGHVLALYRNRGVAEYKDDQGRESFQLPEKRYGLVFVFRVFDRISYGLIMETDGQVSIGDSIRKP, from the coding sequence ATGATCCGAATTATATTCCCACTCCTCGTCAGCATTGCGACCCTGTTTGCCGGCGCCGCCGCGGCCCAGGGCGTCCAGCTTGCGGACGACGCGCCCGACTCCTACACGGTGGTCAAGGGCGACACGCTGTGGGGCATTTCCGGCCGCTTCCTCAAGCAGCCCTGGCGCTGGCCCGAGGTGTGGCGTTTCAACCGCGACCAGATCCGCAATCCGCACCTCATCTATCCCGGCCAGGTGATCCTGCTCGACCGCAGCGGCCCGTGGCTGACGGTCGGCCGCCGGGTCGGCAGCCGCGACGAAAAACTGTTCCCGCAGGTCTATTCCGAAAGCGGTACGCAGCCGGTGCCGAGCATTCCGCTGCATGTCATCGATCCTTTCCTGACCCGCCCGCTGATCGTCGACGGCGCCCGCATCGCCAATTCGGCCACCATCGTCGCCACCGAAACCAGCCGCGTCTATACGGGCACCGGCGACACGGTGTTCGCCAAGAACGTGCGTGAAGGGGTCGACAGCTGGCAGATCTACCGCCCGGCGCGCGCGCTGCACGACCCGGTCACCCAGGAACTGCTCGGCTATGAAGCCGAATACCTCGGGAGCGCCCGCGTCACCGAGCGCGGCAACCCGACCACGCTGGAAATCCTCAACGCCAACGAGGAGATCGGCGTCGGCGACCTGATGGTGCCCAGCGAGCCGCCGTCGGTGTTCTCCTATGCTCCCCATGCGCCCGAGCAGGCCGTGGAAGGGCGCGTCGTGTCGATCTACCGCGGCGTGACCGAAACCGGTCGCCTGCACGTGGTCGCCCTCGGCGCCGGTGCCCAGCAAGGCGTGGAACGTGGCCACGTGCTGGCGCTGTACCGCAATCGTGGCGTGGCTGAATACAAGGACGACCAGGGGCGCGAATCCTTCCAGCTGCCGGAGAAGCGCTATGGCCTGGTGTTCGTGTTCCGCGTCTTCGACCGCATCTCGTACGGCCTGATCATGGAAACCGACGGTCAGGTCAGCATCGGCGACAGCATCCGCAAGCCCTGA
- the fmt gene encoding methionyl-tRNA formyltransferase — translation MSLPLRVAFAGTPEFAASALAAILDAGYSVPLVLTQPDRPAGRGMKLTPSPVKQLALARGLDVDQPEKLRTDEQRQRLAACEPDVLVVAAYGLILPAAVLQLPRYGCINIHASLLPRWRGAAPIHRAVEAGDAETGITIMQMDEGLDTGDMLLRRAIPIRPDDTTGTLHDKLAALGAECIVEALAALPGGTLSRTPQPAAGVTYANKIHRDEAAIDWTRPAADIERAVRAFNPFPVAVGSLRDTVIKVWAAEVVAVPAPDAAPGTVLAADAEGVVVACGAQALRLRELQRPGSRRLAAGEFLRGFPVCAGERFAVGGAQAG, via the coding sequence ATGTCCCTTCCGCTCCGTGTCGCCTTCGCCGGCACGCCAGAATTCGCTGCCAGCGCACTCGCCGCCATCCTCGATGCGGGCTACTCCGTGCCCTTGGTGCTGACCCAGCCCGACCGCCCCGCCGGGCGCGGCATGAAGCTGACGCCCAGCCCGGTCAAGCAGCTTGCGCTGGCGCGCGGGCTGGACGTCGACCAGCCGGAGAAGCTGCGTACCGATGAACAGCGTCAGCGCCTCGCCGCCTGTGAGCCCGACGTGCTGGTGGTGGCGGCCTACGGCCTGATCCTGCCCGCGGCGGTGCTGCAGCTGCCGCGCTACGGTTGCATCAACATCCACGCCTCGCTGTTGCCCCGCTGGCGCGGTGCCGCCCCCATCCACCGCGCCGTGGAGGCGGGCGACGCCGAGACCGGAATCACCATCATGCAGATGGACGAAGGGCTCGATACCGGCGACATGCTGTTGCGGCGGGCGATCCCGATCCGCCCCGACGACACCACCGGCACCCTGCACGACAAGCTCGCCGCGCTCGGTGCCGAATGCATCGTCGAGGCCCTCGCGGCGCTGCCCGGCGGCACCCTGTCCCGCACGCCCCAGCCTGCGGCCGGGGTGACCTACGCGAACAAGATCCATCGCGACGAAGCGGCCATCGACTGGACCCGCCCGGCGGCGGACATCGAGCGCGCGGTCCGCGCTTTCAACCCCTTCCCGGTGGCGGTGGGCAGCCTGCGCGATACCGTGATCAAGGTGTGGGCGGCGGAGGTCGTCGCGGTCCCCGCGCCGGACGCGGCCCCGGGCACCGTGCTGGCGGCGGATGCCGAGGGCGTGGTGGTCGCATGCGGGGCGCAGGCCTTGCGGCTGCGCGAACTGCAGCGCCCTGGCAGCCGGCGCCTTGCGGCCGGGGAATTCCTGCGCGGCTTCCCGGTCTGTGCCGGGGAACGGTTCGCGGTTGGCGGAGCGCAAGCCGGTTGA
- the tpx gene encoding thiol peroxidase, whose amino-acid sequence MATVTLGGNPISIAGRFPQVGESAPAFALTTPELADVGLDTWAGKRKVLNIVPSLDTPTCATSTRRFNAEAGALANTVVLVISGDLPFAAKRFCAAEGLDNVKTLSTFRNPGFARDYGVAISSGPLAGLTARAVVVVDENDKVIHAELVSEIKNEPDYAAALAVLK is encoded by the coding sequence ATGGCTACCGTCACCCTGGGCGGCAACCCGATTTCCATCGCCGGCCGCTTTCCGCAAGTGGGCGAAAGCGCCCCGGCCTTTGCGCTGACCACCCCGGAGCTGGCCGATGTCGGCCTCGACACCTGGGCCGGCAAGCGCAAGGTGCTCAACATCGTGCCCAGCCTCGACACCCCGACCTGCGCGACCTCCACCCGGCGCTTCAACGCCGAGGCCGGCGCGCTGGCCAACACCGTGGTGCTGGTGATCTCGGGCGACCTGCCCTTTGCCGCCAAGCGCTTCTGCGCGGCCGAGGGGCTCGACAACGTCAAGACGCTGTCGACCTTCCGCAACCCCGGTTTTGCCCGTGACTACGGCGTCGCGATCAGCTCCGGTCCGCTCGCCGGCCTCACCGCGCGCGCGGTGGTCGTGGTCGACGAGAACGACAAGGTCATCCATGCCGAGCTGGTGTCGGAGATCAAGAACGAACCGGACTACGCCGCCGCGCTCGCGGTGCTGAAGTAA
- a CDS encoding DMT family transporter, producing MQPARIPPRTLLALVLLTLFWGVNWPVMKFSLREITPLYFRALTVSGGLLLLIAWFRLRGVSLRVPRREWGRVMLLALPNIAGWYCFSIFGVQALASGRAAILGFTMPIWTVLLGVLFFRERMNPRLWLATACAAAAVLLLLWHELGQLSGRPLGMAWMLAAAASWALGTLLLKRLAPAVSTEALTVGMLVCALPVLWVLAVLKEPVPTLQFSLPMWVAVGYGVVIACAAAQVLWFSIARSLPPVASALSVMMIPVIGLASAMPITGERPHPQDLAAAVLIMLALSAALLPRRAG from the coding sequence TTGCAGCCTGCCCGAATTCCTCCCCGCACCCTGCTCGCGCTCGTCCTGCTCACCCTGTTCTGGGGGGTGAACTGGCCGGTCATGAAGTTCTCGCTGCGCGAGATCACGCCCCTGTACTTCCGCGCCCTCACGGTCAGCGGCGGCCTGCTGCTGCTGATCGCGTGGTTCCGTCTGCGCGGCGTCAGCCTGCGCGTACCGCGGCGGGAGTGGGGACGGGTGATGCTGCTCGCCCTGCCCAACATCGCCGGCTGGTACTGCTTCTCGATCTTCGGCGTGCAGGCGCTCGCGTCCGGCCGCGCCGCCATCCTGGGCTTCACGATGCCGATCTGGACCGTGCTGCTGGGCGTGCTGTTCTTTCGCGAACGCATGAACCCGCGTCTGTGGCTGGCCACCGCCTGCGCCGCCGCGGCGGTGCTGTTGCTGCTGTGGCACGAGCTGGGGCAGCTCTCCGGGCGCCCGCTCGGCATGGCGTGGATGCTGGCGGCGGCCGCGTCGTGGGCGCTGGGCACGCTGTTGCTGAAACGGCTCGCCCCGGCGGTCTCCACCGAGGCGCTCACGGTCGGCATGCTGGTGTGCGCGCTGCCCGTGCTATGGGTACTGGCGGTGCTGAAGGAGCCGGTGCCGACGCTGCAGTTCTCGTTGCCGATGTGGGTGGCGGTGGGCTACGGCGTCGTCATCGCCTGCGCCGCGGCCCAGGTGCTGTGGTTCTCGATCGCGCGCAGCCTGCCGCCGGTGGCCAGCGCGCTGTCGGTGATGATGATTCCGGTGATCGGGCTAGCGTCGGCGATGCCGATCACCGGCGAACGACCGCATCCGCAAGACCTCGCTGCGGCGGTGCTGATCATGCTGGCGCTGTCGGCAGCGCTGTTGCCGCGCCGCGCGGGCTGA
- a CDS encoding TlpA family protein disulfide reductase, whose protein sequence is MTSRRLLRRFFCALAVCLAPASAFAVDLEPLATLPPAPAALHAELARVQGRAVLINFWASWCEPCRDEMPALVELDEQEPGIALITVAVADRAADSRRFLDDYLLDNVVLINDPEQLIARAWGARLLPTTIMLDAAHRPRFRVRGEADWRAPELRARLRALTASESTPIPKGKTP, encoded by the coding sequence ATGACCAGCCGCCGCCTGCTGCGGCGTTTCTTCTGCGCGCTTGCCGTGTGCCTCGCACCGGCAAGCGCGTTTGCCGTCGACCTCGAGCCGCTTGCCACGCTGCCGCCCGCGCCCGCGGCGCTGCATGCAGAACTGGCGCGCGTGCAGGGGCGTGCGGTGCTGATCAACTTCTGGGCGAGCTGGTGCGAGCCCTGCCGCGACGAGATGCCCGCGCTGGTCGAGCTGGACGAGCAGGAGCCGGGGATCGCGCTGATCACCGTCGCGGTGGCCGACCGTGCCGCCGACAGCCGGCGCTTTCTCGACGACTACCTGCTCGACAACGTCGTGCTGATCAACGACCCGGAACAACTGATCGCCCGTGCCTGGGGTGCGCGCCTGCTGCCCACCACCATCATGCTCGACGCCGCCCATCGCCCGCGTTTTCGCGTGCGCGGCGAGGCCGACTGGCGCGCGCCCGAGCTGCGCGCCCGGCTGCGTGCGCTGACCGCTTCCGAATCCACCCCTATCCCGAAAGGAAAGACACCGTGA
- the htpX gene encoding zinc metalloprotease HtpX has protein sequence MFGNWIKTSILMAGIVALFGAVGGVIGGKQGMLLALVLGGAMNLWAYWFSDKMVLKMYNAREVDEATSPYLYNMVRGLAQRAGLPMPKVYIIDEDQPNAFATGRNPEHAAVAATTGIMRMLSERELRGVMAHELAHVKNRDILISTISATVAGAISSLAQFGMFFGGSRDGEDRPNPVVSIIVMILAPIAGMLIQMAISRTREFGADRGGAEISGDPQALASALAKIDAYARGIPMHTAEAHPETAQMMIMNPLSGGSLRGLFSTHPSTEERIARLRAMG, from the coding sequence ATGTTCGGTAACTGGATCAAGACTTCGATACTCATGGCCGGCATCGTCGCGCTGTTCGGCGCGGTCGGCGGCGTCATCGGCGGCAAGCAGGGCATGCTGCTGGCGCTGGTGCTGGGTGGCGCGATGAACCTGTGGGCCTACTGGTTCTCCGACAAGATGGTGTTGAAGATGTACAACGCGCGCGAGGTCGACGAGGCCACCTCGCCCTATCTGTACAACATGGTGCGCGGCCTCGCCCAGCGCGCCGGGCTGCCGATGCCCAAGGTCTACATCATTGACGAGGACCAGCCCAACGCCTTCGCCACCGGGCGCAATCCCGAGCATGCCGCGGTAGCGGCCACCACCGGCATCATGCGGATGCTGTCCGAGCGCGAGCTGCGCGGCGTGATGGCGCACGAGCTGGCGCACGTGAAGAACCGCGACATCCTGATCTCCACGATCTCGGCCACCGTCGCCGGGGCGATTTCGTCGCTCGCGCAGTTCGGCATGTTCTTTGGCGGCTCGCGCGATGGCGAGGACCGGCCCAACCCGGTTGTCTCCATCATCGTCATGATCCTCGCGCCGATCGCCGGCATGCTGATCCAGATGGCGATCAGCCGCACCCGCGAATTCGGAGCCGACCGTGGTGGCGCCGAGATCTCCGGCGATCCGCAGGCGCTCGCCAGCGCGCTCGCGAAGATCGACGCCTACGCGCGCGGCATCCCGATGCACACCGCCGAGGCCCATCCGGAAACCGCGCAGATGATGATCATGAATCCGCTGTCCGGCGGCAGCCTGCGCGGGCTGTTCTCCACCCACCCCTCCACCGAGGAGCGCATCGCCCGCCTGCGCGCGATGGGATGA
- the def gene encoding peptide deformylase — protein MALLPILRYPDPRLHRRAAPVDTVDDDVRKLIDDMAETMYEAPGIGLAATQVDVHRRVVVIDISEDKSGLMALINPQIVERDGEQVCEEGCLSVPGVYEKVTRAERVTVRALDRNGHPFELAAEGLLAVCIQHEIDHLDGKVFVEYLSPLKLGRIKSKLAKKARITA, from the coding sequence ATGGCTCTTCTCCCCATCCTGCGCTACCCCGATCCACGGCTTCATCGGCGCGCCGCGCCCGTCGACACGGTCGACGATGACGTACGCAAGCTGATCGACGACATGGCCGAGACCATGTACGAGGCGCCCGGCATCGGCCTGGCCGCGACCCAGGTGGACGTGCACCGGCGCGTCGTCGTGATCGACATCTCCGAGGACAAGTCCGGCCTGATGGCGCTGATCAATCCCCAGATCGTCGAACGCGACGGCGAGCAGGTGTGCGAGGAAGGCTGCCTGTCGGTGCCCGGTGTTTACGAAAAGGTCACCCGTGCCGAACGCGTCACGGTGCGTGCGCTCGACCGCAACGGCCACCCGTTCGAACTGGCTGCCGAAGGCCTGCTCGCGGTGTGCATCCAGCACGAAATCGACCACCTCGACGGCAAGGTCTTCGTCGAGTACCTGTCGCCGCTCAAGCTCGGCCGCATCAAGAGCAAGCTGGCCAAGAAGGCGCGCATCACCGCCTGA
- a CDS encoding cache domain-containing protein: MPVSRRRVLGLATALCAAASLQSSVLRAATPEPARLSERWDEKRAARLLDRAVKHIEAKGEAGVADFSRQGPFVDRDLYVYALGSDGRFLASGGSSAALIGQNVAATTDAAGKPFFREMLDTAASRGEGRIEYRWLNPADQREEPKVTLFRKVGGIIVAVGFYTPRATPAQARALLDQAAAALARDSGAALGEFQQVGGRFIQDDLYVFVVDMGDGRFLAHGATPALVGRDARELRDPKGKALITDMINVARKKGEGELDYAWQNPVTAKLESKHTYFRVVDGKLLGVGYYTR; the protein is encoded by the coding sequence ATGCCCGTTTCGCGCCGTCGCGTCCTTGGCCTCGCTACCGCCCTGTGTGCGGCCGCATCGCTGCAATCGTCCGTGCTGCGCGCGGCCACTCCCGAACCGGCACGTCTGTCGGAACGCTGGGACGAAAAGCGCGCGGCGCGCCTGCTGGACCGGGCGGTCAAGCACATCGAAGCGAAGGGCGAAGCCGGCGTCGCCGACTTCAGCCGCCAGGGGCCCTTCGTCGACCGCGACCTCTATGTGTATGCGCTGGGCAGCGACGGGCGCTTTCTCGCCAGCGGCGGCTCCTCGGCCGCACTGATCGGGCAGAACGTTGCCGCCACCACCGACGCCGCGGGCAAGCCCTTCTTCCGCGAGATGCTGGATACGGCGGCGAGCCGTGGCGAAGGCCGCATCGAGTATCGCTGGCTGAACCCCGCGGACCAGCGCGAGGAACCCAAGGTCACGCTGTTCCGCAAGGTGGGCGGAATCATCGTCGCGGTGGGCTTCTATACCCCGCGCGCCACCCCGGCGCAGGCGCGTGCGCTGCTGGATCAGGCTGCGGCCGCGCTGGCCCGCGACAGCGGCGCCGCGCTGGGCGAATTCCAGCAGGTGGGCGGCCGCTTCATCCAGGACGACCTGTATGTGTTCGTCGTCGACATGGGCGACGGGCGCTTTCTCGCCCACGGCGCCACCCCCGCGCTGGTGGGCCGCGACGCGCGCGAACTGCGCGATCCCAAGGGCAAGGCACTGATCACCGACATGATCAATGTCGCGCGCAAGAAGGGTGAAGGCGAACTCGACTACGCCTGGCAAAACCCGGTGACGGCCAAGCTGGAAAGCAAGCACACGTATTTCCGCGTGGTCGACGGCAAGCTGCTCGGTGTAGGCTACTACACCCGCTGA